In Solanum pennellii chromosome 7, SPENNV200, the following are encoded in one genomic region:
- the LOC107024465 gene encoding uncharacterized protein LOC107024465, which translates to MGSSEGRRATLMVYRNLVKAVKKHIGKEEHKSHFTDFSREEFKKNINLEYSKDSSFIQQRINLAQNYTYLLNSIHHHKDLLFSYNIAVDRSNEMTKVLGKSAASVGLRLPDVYQH; encoded by the exons ATGGGATCTTCTGAAGGTCGAAGAGCAACTTTAATGGTGTACAGAAATTTAGTGAAAGCAGTGAAAAAACATATAGGGAAGGAAGAACACAAATCTCATTTTACTGATTTCAGCAGGGAAGAATTCAAGAAGAATATAAATCTGGAATACTCCAAAGACTCTTCTTTTATTCAGCAAAGAATTAATCTTGCTCAAAATTATACTTATCTTCTCAATAGTATCCATCATCACAAG GACTTGCTATTTTCTTACAACATTGCAGTGGATAGATCAAATGAGATGACAAAAGTGCTGGGCAAATCTGCTGCAAGTGTGGGTCTACGCCTTCCTGATGTTTATCAGCATTAA
- the LOC107024450 gene encoding pentatricopeptide repeat-containing protein At5g66520-like, translated as MLHSVCLASPLHSPKLKDSINGTSEIPSTTLHHFTSPFELKQAVAFLIKTNKPLSLLPLSRVASICALTPDFPFAQQIFSSVDQQQVAIWNSCLRNLAEGSSLIDAIFLFQQMRSYNVSLDCFTCSFVLKACVGLRYLLHGRIVHGYVEKLGFQSNLVLLNALLHLYATCGATDDAILLFDKMPQRDVVSWNIMITQLSRKGDVDGAFDLFEKMPERNLRSWTAMITGFVHCGKAKEAIRLFVEMEETGLRANEVTVVAVLAACADLGALELGRRIHEYSNKSGFRRNVHICNTLIDMYIKCGCLEAAKAVFDEMKERTIVSWSAMIQGLAIHGYGDEALELFNEMIKMGMKPNEVTFLGILHACSHMGLINKGREFFTSMSRDYNISPQIEHYGCMVDLLSRAGLLQDAYELITSMPIKPNAVVWGSFLGGCRIQKDVKMAEGAIRQLGDLDPLNDGYYIIMSNIYAEAKRWEDAAMVRKLMKDRGVKKTPGWSSITIAGTTHEFVAGDDNHPQAEQIFKRWDELLEQMKSKGYVPNTSVVLLDIEENEKEKYVYRHSEKLALVFGLMNIKPGETIRIMKNLRVCEDCHEAFKVISKIVKREIVVRDRNRFHCFKDGFCSCKDYW; from the coding sequence ATGCTACATTCTGTTTGCTTAGCATCTCCACTTCACTCCCCAAAACTTAAAGACTCCATTAATGGCACTTCAGAAATCCCCAGTACTACCCTTCACCATTTCACTTCTCCATTCGAGCTCAAACAAGCTGTTGCCTTTCTCATCAAAACCAATAAACCTCTTTCACTACTCCCACTTTCTCGGGTAGCTTCCATTTGCGCACTTACTCCCGATTTCCCCTTTGCTCAACAGATTTTCAGCTCTGTTGATCAGCAACAAGTTGCTATATGGAATAGCTGTTTGAGAAATCTTGCTGAAGGTAGTTCTTTAATTGATGCAATTTTCTTGTTTCAGCAAATGCGTAGTTACAATGTGAGTCTTGACTGTTTCACTTGCTCGTTTGTTCTTAAGGCTTGTGTGGGGTTACGGTATCTTTTACATGGGAGAATTGTTCATGGGTATGTAGAGAAACTTGGGTTTCAATCGAATTTAGTTTTGCTAAATGCACTTCTTCATTTGTATGCTACTTGTGGAGCAACGGATGATGCCATCCTTCTGTTCGATAAAATGCCTCAACGAGATGTTGTGTCTTGGAATATAATGATTACCCAATTATCGAGGAAGGGTGATGTTGATGGGGCGTTTGACTTGTTTGAGAAAATGCCTGAGAGAAATTTAAGGTCTTGGACAGCCATGATTACTGGTTTTGTTCATTGCGGGAAGGCTAAAGAGGCTATTAGACTTTTCGTAGAAATGGAAGAAACGGGGTTGAGGGCGAATGAGGTAACTGTAGTGGCTGTTCTTGCAGCTTGTGCTGATTTGGGTGCACTTGAATTGGGTAGGAGGATTCATGAGTATTCAAATAAGAGCGGGTTCAGGAGAAACGTTCACATTTGTAACACTCTGATTGACATGTACATTAAGTGTGGCTGCTTAGAGGCTGCAAAAGCTGTTTTCGATGAAATGAAGGAACGAACAATTGTATCATGGTCAGCCATGATCCAGGGTTTAGCTATCCATGGATACGGGGATGAAGCCTTAGAACTCTTTAACGAGATGATCAAAATGGGAATGAAGCCTAACGAGGTCACGTTTCTTGGAATCTTGCATGCTTGTAGCCATATGGGGTTGATCAATAAGGGGCGAGAATTCTTTACTAGCATGAGTAGAGACTACAACATTTCTCCTCAAATCGAGCATTATGGTTGCATGGTTGATCTCTTGAGTCGAGCAGGACTTCTTCAAGACGCGTATGAGCTCATCACAAGCATGCCTATAAAACCAAATGCTGTTGTATGGGGTTCTTTTCTTGGTGGATGTAGAATCCAAAAGGACGTAAAAATGGCTGAGGGAGCTATCAGGCAACTAGGTGACCTTGACCCTCTTAACGATGGATACTACATTATCATGTCTAACATCTATGCAGAAGCTAAGCGTTGGGAAGATGCAGCAATGGTGAGGAAGTTGATGAAAGATCGCGGAGTAAAGAAAACTCCAGGTTGGAGTTCAATTACTATAGCAGGAACAACGCACGAATTTGTGGCTGGAGATGATAACCATCCTCAGGCTGAGCAGATCTTTAAGAGATGGGATGAACTGTTGGAACAAATGAAGTCCAAAGGGTATGTACCAAATACTTCAGTTGTTCTGCTTGACATAgaagaaaatgagaaagaaaaatatgtgtATCGACATAGTGAGAAATTGGCTCTTGTTTTCGGTTTGATGAACATAAAGCCAGGAGAAACGATCAGAATAATGAAGAATCTTCGTGTTTGTGAAGATTGTCATGAGGCTTTCAAAGTAATTTCAAAAATTGTCAAGAGAGAGATAGTTGTGCGCGATAGGAATAGGTTTCATTGTTTTAAAGATGGATTTTGTTCTTGTAAAGACTATTGGTAG
- the LOC107024215 gene encoding transmembrane protein 230, producing MASRRNINYSRLAVDDDDDYYGYSGKRADPRFDYSPKSLDRIPWKSIALALFLLFLGCLLLLLSYFILSGHMEGESSQAYGLLGLGILTFLPGFYETRIAYYSWRGAQGYRFTAIPDY from the exons ATGGCTTCTAGGCGGAATATTAATTACAGTCGTCTCGCTGTGGATGATGATGACGACTATTATGGATATTCTGGCAAGCGAGCTGACCCTAGATTTGATTATTCACCAAAATCGTTAGATAGAATCCCCTGGAAGTCCATTGCCCTTGCTCTTTTTCTGCTCTTTCTGGGATGTTTGCTTCTCTTACTATCCTACTTCATCTTATCTGGTCATATGGAAGGAGAGAGTTCCCAGGCATATGGTCTCCTTGGACTCGGAATCCTCACTTTTCTCCCTG GTTTCTATGAGACGCGTATTGCATATTACTCTTGGAGAGGTGCTCAAGGTTATCGATTTACTGCAATCCCTGACTATTGA
- the LOC107024399 gene encoding GBF-interacting protein 1-like isoform X1: MSTGVSRVIIPSNVRKTIDDIKEIAAGKHTDEDIYAMLKECNMDPNDTAQKLLYLDTFHEVKRKRDRKKTKGSSQTFDDYRWPMSGMQRRARDGREIISANYITDSKYGASTGDVSGRRYIKKENGVNNSKDRISKVSKPPARKTEDASIHPSKEFAVEVAGDDPGHVSRVTSFVNVNKLAKVSTIPPNLINRHLNLDPGPTPTPTPTFTPGTRFKDKVFISIPHELVKSTTSASVSGVYSSSSDPVLVPALNPRNSGTVGTIKREIGSQRTVTDSTVSPANEGTSDACQDAPQNTNAVTRTVNYINTTGPKESWGVSVTAIQPVVINHESQHSKKDKGNSGVLPSQAAAVAKGDNLPSVSKPNSSVEQAVQQLDMKLEKLNVSAPSQPVIFPNNLQVPESFRSGLTFGSLDPQLDQSISCGKDSMPVETVPASDTTSMEPGSYKDASSAAQRGDYPDNLLSHQNGSENISPFEVSGASHVYDPSKLEKCPLSAGSQSPLLQTPPDYSLGFVPPMLGPHLVCLEGPEQQGGNPQAPSTLGSNQPVAQPIGFGQSSVSVPPHLFPLVRQPFPPNYMSYNPYIPHLYMPQSAHQFLGPSGFPQQPSPANFYMSPSVTAAGVKLPLPSLYKPAAIAGNLNHFGIPTGYSSYGSSTVSYSGTPALVCSASNENLAAPDLKEKNVYSMHKQNEDSHYRNSAPGRDQSMLQTNYFYNIPQDQHIAVAPAHSSNSSYPGINASQTLVAQSTVQPLAQQPQTVARSGDSGLPTSGAFQQPQATIHWNNKLLNRENV, from the exons ATGAGCACCGGCGTTTCGAGAGTTATAATTCCGAGCAATGTTCGGAAAACGATCGACGATATAAAGGAGATTGCCGCCGGCAAGCACACCGATGAAGACATTTACGCAATGCTCAAGGAATGCAATATGGATCCCAATGACACCGCTCAGAAGCTTTTATATCTGG ATACTTTTCATGAGGTGAAAAGGAAACGAGACAGAAAGAAAACT AAAGGCAGCAGCCAAACTTTTGACGATTACAGGTGGCCGATGTCAGGCATGCAGAGAAGGGCTAGGGATGGTCGTGAGATAATTTCTGCAAATTACATCACTGATAGTAAATATGGGGCTTCAACCGGGG ATGTCAGTGGCAGAAGATAcattaagaaagaaaatggagTCAATAATTCGAAGGATAGAATTTCTAAGGTCTCCAAGCCACCTGCACGTAAAACAGAAGATGCTAGTATACATCCTAGCAAAGAATTTGCTGTTGAGGTTGCTGGAGATGATCCTGGTCATGTCAGTAGAGTTACTTCGTttgttaatgttaataagttgGCAAAAGTTTCAACTATACCTCCTAATTTAATAAATCGTCATCTGAACTTGGATCCTGGCCCCACTcctacccccacccccaccttTACACCTGGAACCAGATTTAAAGATAAAGTCTTCATATCAATACCTCATGAGCTTGTGAAAAGCACAACTTCAGCATCAGTTTCTGGTGTCTACTCTTCTTCATCGGATCCTGTGCTAGTGCCAGCCTTGAACCCACGAAATTCAGGAACAGTTGGTACGATAAAACGTGAGATAGGTAGCCAGCGCACTGTTACCGATTCCACTGTGTCTCCTGCGAATGAGGGAACATCAGATGCTTGTCAAGATGCTCCCCAAAATACTAATGCAGTCACTAGAACTGTAAACTACATAAACACAACAGGGCCAAAAGAATCCTGGGGAGTTTCAGTCACTGCCATACAACCAGTTGTAATTAATCATGAAAGTCAGCATTCCAAAAAAGATAAAGGTAATTCAGGAG TATTGCCATCTCAGGCAGCAGCTGTTGCAAAGGGAGACAATTTACCATCAGTTTCTAAACCAAATTCTTCTGTGGAACAAGCAGTTCAACAGCTTGACATGAAGTTAGAGAAGTTAAATGTCTCTGCCCCTTCTCAACCTGTTATTTTTCCGAATAATCTTCAAGTACCTGAATCTTTTAGGAGCGGACTGACTTTTGGTAGTTTGGATCCTCAATTGGATCAAAGCATAAGCTGTGGCAAAGACTCGATGCCTGTGGAGACTGTTCCAGCTAGTGATACTACTTCCATGGAACCTGGGAG CTACAAAGATGCATCTTCAGCAGCTCAGAGAGGTGATTATCCTGACAATCTACTGTCGCACCAAAATGGATCTGAAAATATATCACCTTTTGAAGTATCTGGTGCTTCTCATGTGTATGATCCGTCAAAGCTGGAGAAATGTCCACTTTCTGCAGGCTCACAATCGCCACTTCTCCAGACTCCTCCTGATTATAGCTTGGGTTTTGTACCACCCATGCTTGGGCCCCATCTGGTGTGTCTTGAGGGACCAGAACAGCAG GGTGGGAATCCTCAAGCTCCTTCAACATTGGGCTCTAATCAACCTGTGGCTCAACCTATAGGCTTTGGGCAGAGTTCTGTCAGCGTTCCTCCACATTTGTTCCCTTTAGTACGCCAACCATTTCCTCCTAATTATATGTCGTATAACCCTTACATTCCCCACCTTTACATGCCACAGAGTGCCCACCAGTTTTTGGGCCCGAGTGGATTCCCTCAGCAGCCTTCTCCTGCCAACTTTTATATGTCACCATCAGTTACTGCTGCTGGTGTCAAATTACCACTTCCATCCCTATACAAACCAGCAGCTATTGCTGGAAACTTGAACCACTTTGGCATCCCTACTGGCTACAGTTCGTATGGGTCCTCAACTGTCTCATACAGTGGAACTCCAGCTCTAGTTTGTTCAGCTAGCAATGAAAATCTCGCTGCACCTGATCTGAAAGAAAAGAATGTCTATTCCATGCACAAGCAG AATGAAGATTCCCATTACAGAAACTCTGCACCTGGACGTGATCAATCAATGCTTCAGAccaattatttttacaacatCCCTCAGGACCAGCACATTGCTGTTGCGCCAGCACATTCTTCCAATAGCTCTTATCCTGGAATTAATGCATCTCAGACACTAGTTGCACAATCTACTGTTCAACCCTTAGCCCAGCAACCTCAAACTGTTGCCAGATCAGGTGATTCTGGCCTTCCTACATCTGGTGCTTTTCAACAACCTCAAGCTACTATTCATTGGAATAACAAATTGCTGAATAGAGAAAACGTCTAA
- the LOC107024399 gene encoding GBF-interacting protein 1-like isoform X2 — MSTGVSRVIIPSNVRKTIDDIKEIAAGKHTDEDIYAMLKECNMDPNDTAQKLLYLDTFHEVKRKRDRKKTKGSSQTFDDYRWPMSGMQRRARDGREIISANYITDSKYGASTGDVSGRRYIKKENGVNNSKDRISKVSKPPARKTEDASIHPSKEFAVEVAGDDPGHVSRVTSFVNVNKLAKVSTIPPNLINRHLNLDPGPTPTPTPTFTPGTRFKDKVFISIPHELVKSTTSASVSGVYSSSSDPVLVPALNPRNSGTVGTIKREIGSQRTVTDSTVSPANEGTSDACQDAPQNTNAVTRTVNYINTTGPKESWGVSVTAIQPVVINHESQHSKKDKVLPSQAAAVAKGDNLPSVSKPNSSVEQAVQQLDMKLEKLNVSAPSQPVIFPNNLQVPESFRSGLTFGSLDPQLDQSISCGKDSMPVETVPASDTTSMEPGSYKDASSAAQRGDYPDNLLSHQNGSENISPFEVSGASHVYDPSKLEKCPLSAGSQSPLLQTPPDYSLGFVPPMLGPHLVCLEGPEQQGGNPQAPSTLGSNQPVAQPIGFGQSSVSVPPHLFPLVRQPFPPNYMSYNPYIPHLYMPQSAHQFLGPSGFPQQPSPANFYMSPSVTAAGVKLPLPSLYKPAAIAGNLNHFGIPTGYSSYGSSTVSYSGTPALVCSASNENLAAPDLKEKNVYSMHKQNEDSHYRNSAPGRDQSMLQTNYFYNIPQDQHIAVAPAHSSNSSYPGINASQTLVAQSTVQPLAQQPQTVARSGDSGLPTSGAFQQPQATIHWNNKLLNRENV, encoded by the exons ATGAGCACCGGCGTTTCGAGAGTTATAATTCCGAGCAATGTTCGGAAAACGATCGACGATATAAAGGAGATTGCCGCCGGCAAGCACACCGATGAAGACATTTACGCAATGCTCAAGGAATGCAATATGGATCCCAATGACACCGCTCAGAAGCTTTTATATCTGG ATACTTTTCATGAGGTGAAAAGGAAACGAGACAGAAAGAAAACT AAAGGCAGCAGCCAAACTTTTGACGATTACAGGTGGCCGATGTCAGGCATGCAGAGAAGGGCTAGGGATGGTCGTGAGATAATTTCTGCAAATTACATCACTGATAGTAAATATGGGGCTTCAACCGGGG ATGTCAGTGGCAGAAGATAcattaagaaagaaaatggagTCAATAATTCGAAGGATAGAATTTCTAAGGTCTCCAAGCCACCTGCACGTAAAACAGAAGATGCTAGTATACATCCTAGCAAAGAATTTGCTGTTGAGGTTGCTGGAGATGATCCTGGTCATGTCAGTAGAGTTACTTCGTttgttaatgttaataagttgGCAAAAGTTTCAACTATACCTCCTAATTTAATAAATCGTCATCTGAACTTGGATCCTGGCCCCACTcctacccccacccccaccttTACACCTGGAACCAGATTTAAAGATAAAGTCTTCATATCAATACCTCATGAGCTTGTGAAAAGCACAACTTCAGCATCAGTTTCTGGTGTCTACTCTTCTTCATCGGATCCTGTGCTAGTGCCAGCCTTGAACCCACGAAATTCAGGAACAGTTGGTACGATAAAACGTGAGATAGGTAGCCAGCGCACTGTTACCGATTCCACTGTGTCTCCTGCGAATGAGGGAACATCAGATGCTTGTCAAGATGCTCCCCAAAATACTAATGCAGTCACTAGAACTGTAAACTACATAAACACAACAGGGCCAAAAGAATCCTGGGGAGTTTCAGTCACTGCCATACAACCAGTTGTAATTAATCATGAAAGTCAGCATTCCAAAAAAGATAAAG TATTGCCATCTCAGGCAGCAGCTGTTGCAAAGGGAGACAATTTACCATCAGTTTCTAAACCAAATTCTTCTGTGGAACAAGCAGTTCAACAGCTTGACATGAAGTTAGAGAAGTTAAATGTCTCTGCCCCTTCTCAACCTGTTATTTTTCCGAATAATCTTCAAGTACCTGAATCTTTTAGGAGCGGACTGACTTTTGGTAGTTTGGATCCTCAATTGGATCAAAGCATAAGCTGTGGCAAAGACTCGATGCCTGTGGAGACTGTTCCAGCTAGTGATACTACTTCCATGGAACCTGGGAG CTACAAAGATGCATCTTCAGCAGCTCAGAGAGGTGATTATCCTGACAATCTACTGTCGCACCAAAATGGATCTGAAAATATATCACCTTTTGAAGTATCTGGTGCTTCTCATGTGTATGATCCGTCAAAGCTGGAGAAATGTCCACTTTCTGCAGGCTCACAATCGCCACTTCTCCAGACTCCTCCTGATTATAGCTTGGGTTTTGTACCACCCATGCTTGGGCCCCATCTGGTGTGTCTTGAGGGACCAGAACAGCAG GGTGGGAATCCTCAAGCTCCTTCAACATTGGGCTCTAATCAACCTGTGGCTCAACCTATAGGCTTTGGGCAGAGTTCTGTCAGCGTTCCTCCACATTTGTTCCCTTTAGTACGCCAACCATTTCCTCCTAATTATATGTCGTATAACCCTTACATTCCCCACCTTTACATGCCACAGAGTGCCCACCAGTTTTTGGGCCCGAGTGGATTCCCTCAGCAGCCTTCTCCTGCCAACTTTTATATGTCACCATCAGTTACTGCTGCTGGTGTCAAATTACCACTTCCATCCCTATACAAACCAGCAGCTATTGCTGGAAACTTGAACCACTTTGGCATCCCTACTGGCTACAGTTCGTATGGGTCCTCAACTGTCTCATACAGTGGAACTCCAGCTCTAGTTTGTTCAGCTAGCAATGAAAATCTCGCTGCACCTGATCTGAAAGAAAAGAATGTCTATTCCATGCACAAGCAG AATGAAGATTCCCATTACAGAAACTCTGCACCTGGACGTGATCAATCAATGCTTCAGAccaattatttttacaacatCCCTCAGGACCAGCACATTGCTGTTGCGCCAGCACATTCTTCCAATAGCTCTTATCCTGGAATTAATGCATCTCAGACACTAGTTGCACAATCTACTGTTCAACCCTTAGCCCAGCAACCTCAAACTGTTGCCAGATCAGGTGATTCTGGCCTTCCTACATCTGGTGCTTTTCAACAACCTCAAGCTACTATTCATTGGAATAACAAATTGCTGAATAGAGAAAACGTCTAA
- the LOC107024400 gene encoding coiled-coil domain-containing protein 22 homolog, whose product MEESQDILLNSIASSGVTIPPGVSSVKDLTPPTLFAVSSQALYLIDRQNSSFPASLPENSVADRSKLCSELASAFKSIGFVGDISFHKFLYPSEEDLYELIRFLVGRLSDVEARKDLVRESKRVLKTPEEKLDDAGLLPRKGLSERQVDPLMRMTQTPEASKESDLIPNKMEEVYNGVEIPIEGGIGSSNGTSSGEQDVLDLVEGVRRSSLRDGEHNFEYGQGQQSISPCVHLPQTNCKTETLQDQKEMLVENSVSSSVQLQELQEKLDLLKAAVEMASDHKHPSGFYVNQLNHQVEVKRGKIVEMESHCIDRSKALEQKKVSLEEKLRATNPETYEKYKKVEEIELKLEYILAENKRREEELIVLSAKAEKQPKLQPRRTYIQRVEEITKNSRKQDVDIERILKETRELQLETNFVQERLNRTRAVVDETVFREAKKDQVGQQAYRILTNIHDSFEQIAENLLATDRTRREVTDYEGKLANMAPRSVDIDKLKADLDTIRRENDLLEKKLSKDSSQSIG is encoded by the exons atggaagaatCGCAAGATATTCTACTGAACTCCATCGCCAGCTCCGGCGTGACGATTCCTCCCGGCGTCTCATCGGTGAAAGATCTCACGCCGCCGACGTTATTTGCCGTCTCCTCCCAGGCATTGTACCTCATTGACCGCCAAAACTCGTCGTTTCCCGCTTCCTTGCCGGAGAATTCAGTTGCCGACCGCTCAAAACTCTGCTCAGAGCTTGCCTCCGCTTTCAAATCTATAGGTTTCGTCGGAGATATCAGCTTTCACAAG TTCCTTTATCCATCGGAAGAGGACTTGTACGAGTTGATAAGGTTCTTGGTTGGGAGGCTATCTGATGTTGAAGCTCGAAAAGATTTAGTTCGAGAATCTAAAAGAGTTCTTAAGACTCCAGAAGAAAAGCTTGATGATGCAGGACTGCTGCCACGTAAGGGGCTTTCGGAGAGACAGGTTGATCCGTTGATGAGGATGACACAAACACCAGAGGCGTCAAAGGAATCTGATCTTATTCCGAATAAGATGGAAGAGGTTTATAATGGTGTTGAAATACCTATAGAAGGTGGAATTGGTTCTAGCAATGGGACATCAAGTGGTGAACAAGACGTCCTAGATTTGGTGGAGGGCGTTAGGAGGAGCTCTTTGAGAGACGGTGAGCATAATTTTGAGTATGGACAAGGACAACAATCAATTTCACCATGCGTGCATTTGCCTCAG ACCAACTGCAAGACGGAAACTTTACAAGATCAAAAGGAAATGCTTGTGGAGAATTCAGTCTCAAGCTCTGTTCAATTACAAGAACTGCAAGAAAAACTTGATTTGTTGAAAGCAGCAGTGGAAATGGCTTCTGATCACAAACATCCCAGTGGCTTTTATGTGAATCAGCTAAACCATCAGGTGGAAGTGAAAAGGggcaaaattgttgaaatggaAAGTCACTG CATTGATAGAAGCAAGGCCCTTGAGCAGAAGAAGGTTTCTCTTGAGGAAAAGTTAAGAGCAACAAATCCAGAGAcctatgaaaaatataaaaaggtgGAAGAGATTGAGTTGAAGTTGGAGTATATATTAGCCGAAAACAAAAGAAG AGAGGAAGAACTCATTGTACTCTCAGCCAAGGCTGAGAAGCAGCCCAAATTACAACCTAGGAGAACCTACATTCAGCGTGTTGAAGAGATCACCAAAAACAGCCGGAAGCAGGATGTGGACATAGaaagaatattaaaagaaaCAAGGGAGCTTCAGTTAGAGACCAACTTTGTCCAAGAACGGCTTAATCGAACTCGTGCAGTGGTTGATGAGACGGTGTTCAG GGAGGCAAAAAAGGACCAAGTGGGACAACAAGCTTACAGGATACTGACTAACATCCATGACAGCTTTGAACAAATAGCTGAAAATCTTCTTGCAACGGATAGAACTCGGCGAGAAGTGACTGATTATGAAGGTAAACTTGCAAACATGGCACCTCGAAGTGTTGATATTGACAAGCTGAAAGCAGATCTTGACACCATCAGGAGGGAAAATGATCTTCTAGAAAAGAAATTATCCAAAGACTCATCACAAAGTATAGGGTAG